Proteins from a single region of Lasioglossum baleicum chromosome 1, iyLasBale1, whole genome shotgun sequence:
- the Pten gene encoding phosphatase and tensin-like protein isoform X4, with product MLWELMGVCFSCRRPIGSRLNNKISEHISAPVTPLHVCLEEQRGPELGSRDASARKPQAKKFFEKQKTQERCSEEEAETELFRLEAEDLKQSHSSMANTISNMKMNQKVTNRLKGLVSKRRKRFMEDGFDLDLTYIRDNLIAMGFPAEKLEGVYRNHIDDVVKLLEYRHKDHYKIYNLCSERSYDFKKFKQRVATYAFDDHNPPMLDQIKPFCEDVHQWLSEHQENVAVVHCKAGKGRTGVMVCCYLLHTKQFPTATEALNYYGTERTHDRKGVTIPSQRRYVDYYATLVKEGLNYQPVKLLLRKIELDPAPIFHGGQGYLHCVISESKKRIFSSDIVEVRKGIATVCIPLKHSVALTGDIRVDFFNRPKMKRKEKLFHFWFNTFFVRDYFTPEYDNGELPIDRSTRALSCDGTTMELPMVMSQMKPRAGSLASLGPMPPTLVLSIDKWGLDDAHKDKHHKAYSADFKVSLFMHRVGGSMSQTVPVTANRTGEGIQIGMGGQETPSESSEADSSECDTTGDTTGDEDGESGESTYL from the exons ATGCTCTGGGAATTGATGGGTGTATGCTTTTCCTGCAGGAGACCTATAGGCAGCAGGCTAAATAATAAAATCTCAGAGCATATCTCAGCACCGGTAACACCCCTCCATGTTTGTCTGGAGGAACAAAGAGGACCAGAACTGGGCTCTCGCGACGCCTCGGCTCGTAAGCCACAG GCTAAGAAATTCTTTGAAAAGCAGAAAACACAGGAAAGGTGTAGCGAAGAAGAAGCGGAGACAGAATTGTTTAGACTCGAGGCAGAAGATTTGAAACAGAGTCATTCGAGCATGGCCAATACTATCAGTAATATGAAGATGAACCAGAAGGTGACCAACCGCCTCAAGGGACTGGTGAGCAAACGTCGTAAACGGTTTATGGAAGATGGTTTTGATCTTGATCTCACAT ATATCAGGGATAacttgatagcgatgggtttccCCGCTGAAAAGCTGGAAGGAGTCTATAGGAATCACATCGACGATGTTGTTAAATTGCTGGAGTATAGACACAAAGATCATTATAAAATTTACAATCT ctGTTCGGAGAGGTCGTACGACTTTAAGAAGTTCAAACAACGGGTAGCTACTTATGCGTTCGACGATCACAATCCGCCGATGTTGGATCAAATAAAACCGTTCTGCGAAGATGTGCACCAATGGCTTTCCGAGCACCAAGAAAACGTAGCTGTAGTTCACTGTAAAGCGGGCAAAGGTCGAACAGGCGTGATGGTTTGTTGTTACCTTCTCCACACCAAACAATTTCCCACAGCCACAGAAGCTCTTAACTATTATGGAACTGAAAGGACGCACGATAg GAAGGGGGTAACGATACCTTCTCAGAGAAGGTACGTCGATTATTATGCAACTCTTGTTAAGGAGGGATTGAATTATCAACCGGTTAAATTGTTGTTGCGGAAAATAGAACTGGATCCAGCGCCTATATTTCACGGAGGTCAAGGAT ATTTGCATTGCGTAATATCCGAGTCGAAGAAGAGGATATTTAGTTCCGATATAGTAGAAGTACGAAAAGGAATAGCGACCGTCTGCATCCCCTTGAAGCATAGCGTCGCGCTGACCGGGGATATACGAGTAGATTTTTTTAATAGGCCAAAAATGAAGCGAAAG GAGAAATTGTTTCATTTCTGGTTCAATACGTTCTTTGTGCGGGACTACTTCACGCCAGAATACGATAACGGAGAGttaccgatcgatcgatcgacaaGGGCATTGAGTTGCGACGGTACAACTATGGAGTTGCCGATGGTGATGTCACAGATGAAGCCTAGGGCAGGATCGTTGGCTAGCCTCGGACCTATGCCACCTACGTTGGTCTTAAGTATAGACAAATGGGGCTTGGACGATGCACACAAGGACAAACATCACAAAGCGTACAGTGCGGACTTTAAG GTTAGCTTATTTATGCACCGAGTGGGCGGTAGTATGTCGCAAACTGTGCCAGTCACGGCAAACAGAACCGGGGAGGGAATTCAAATAGGGATGGGAGGACAAGAAACTCCCAGCGAGTCGAGCGAAGCGGACAGCAGCGAATGCGATACGACTGGAGATACGACCGGAGATGAAGATGGGGAATCTG
- the LOC143211765 gene encoding UPAR/Ly6 domain-containing protein crok, with protein sequence MNAVASVTILSLLFMFTVTGTGAIRCYQCSSDTDAKGEDLCGAYEKFDKEKNIAIECNSEESHMPGTFCVKITHQSPRGFIWDGRWRQVIRKCASVASTGVTGVCNWGVYDNGVYWEECSCSEDSCNGATTLSSLSILFSLLLGVSIYKFSIT encoded by the exons ATGAACGCGGTCGCGAGTGTGACTATTTTGTCGTTACTGTTTATGTTTACGGTGACAG GAACCGGAGCAATCCGCTGCTATCAATGCAGCAGCGACACCGACGCCAAGGGCGAAGATTTATGCGGAGCGTACGAAAAGTTCGACAAAGAAAAGAACATTGCTATCGAATGCAACAGCGAAGAGTCTCACATGCCCGGCACGTTCTGCGTAAAAATAACGCATCAGAGTCCCCGTGGCTTTATCT GGGACGGTAGATGGCGGCAAGTGATCCGGAAATGCGCGTCTGTCGCCAGTACCGGAGTCACTGGCGTTTGCAATTGGGGAGTTTACGACAATGGCGTGTACTGGGAAGAATGTTCGTGTTCAGAAGATTCTTGCAACGGAGCTACCACATTATCGTCGCTCTCGATCTTATTTTCGCTGCTACTCGGCGTCTCGATCTATAAATTCTCTATAACATAA
- the Pten gene encoding phosphatase and tensin-like protein isoform X2: protein MHCWRPIGSRLNNKISEHISAPVTPLHVCLEEQRGPELGSRDASARKPQAKKFFEKQKTQERCSEEEAETELFRLEAEDLKQSHSSMANTISNMKMNQKVTNRLKGLVSKRRKRFMEDGFDLDLTYIRDNLIAMGFPAEKLEGVYRNHIDDVVKLLEYRHKDHYKIYNLCSERSYDFKKFKQRVATYAFDDHNPPMLDQIKPFCEDVHQWLSEHQENVAVVHCKAGKGRTGVMVCCYLLHTKQFPTATEALNYYGTERTHDRKGVTIPSQRRYVDYYATLVKEGLNYQPVKLLLRKIELDPAPIFHGGQGYLHCVISESKKRIFSSDIVEVRKGIATVCIPLKHSVALTGDIRVDFFNRPKMKRKEKLFHFWFNTFFVRDYFTPEYDNGELPIDRSTRALSCDGTTMELPMVMSQMKPRAGSLASLGPMPPTLVLSIDKWGLDDAHKDKHHKAYSADFKVSLFMHRVGGSMSQTVPVTANRTGEGIQIGMGGQETPSESSEADSSECDTTGDTTGDEDGESGESSASLVMNHHPLTHSSSRTHVSTHQRASLRETAKGLLPRGEKSRSSHRQSSSNVKCSSALVRSATLDT, encoded by the exons ATGCATTGTTG GAGACCTATAGGCAGCAGGCTAAATAATAAAATCTCAGAGCATATCTCAGCACCGGTAACACCCCTCCATGTTTGTCTGGAGGAACAAAGAGGACCAGAACTGGGCTCTCGCGACGCCTCGGCTCGTAAGCCACAG GCTAAGAAATTCTTTGAAAAGCAGAAAACACAGGAAAGGTGTAGCGAAGAAGAAGCGGAGACAGAATTGTTTAGACTCGAGGCAGAAGATTTGAAACAGAGTCATTCGAGCATGGCCAATACTATCAGTAATATGAAGATGAACCAGAAGGTGACCAACCGCCTCAAGGGACTGGTGAGCAAACGTCGTAAACGGTTTATGGAAGATGGTTTTGATCTTGATCTCACAT ATATCAGGGATAacttgatagcgatgggtttccCCGCTGAAAAGCTGGAAGGAGTCTATAGGAATCACATCGACGATGTTGTTAAATTGCTGGAGTATAGACACAAAGATCATTATAAAATTTACAATCT ctGTTCGGAGAGGTCGTACGACTTTAAGAAGTTCAAACAACGGGTAGCTACTTATGCGTTCGACGATCACAATCCGCCGATGTTGGATCAAATAAAACCGTTCTGCGAAGATGTGCACCAATGGCTTTCCGAGCACCAAGAAAACGTAGCTGTAGTTCACTGTAAAGCGGGCAAAGGTCGAACAGGCGTGATGGTTTGTTGTTACCTTCTCCACACCAAACAATTTCCCACAGCCACAGAAGCTCTTAACTATTATGGAACTGAAAGGACGCACGATAg GAAGGGGGTAACGATACCTTCTCAGAGAAGGTACGTCGATTATTATGCAACTCTTGTTAAGGAGGGATTGAATTATCAACCGGTTAAATTGTTGTTGCGGAAAATAGAACTGGATCCAGCGCCTATATTTCACGGAGGTCAAGGAT ATTTGCATTGCGTAATATCCGAGTCGAAGAAGAGGATATTTAGTTCCGATATAGTAGAAGTACGAAAAGGAATAGCGACCGTCTGCATCCCCTTGAAGCATAGCGTCGCGCTGACCGGGGATATACGAGTAGATTTTTTTAATAGGCCAAAAATGAAGCGAAAG GAGAAATTGTTTCATTTCTGGTTCAATACGTTCTTTGTGCGGGACTACTTCACGCCAGAATACGATAACGGAGAGttaccgatcgatcgatcgacaaGGGCATTGAGTTGCGACGGTACAACTATGGAGTTGCCGATGGTGATGTCACAGATGAAGCCTAGGGCAGGATCGTTGGCTAGCCTCGGACCTATGCCACCTACGTTGGTCTTAAGTATAGACAAATGGGGCTTGGACGATGCACACAAGGACAAACATCACAAAGCGTACAGTGCGGACTTTAAG GTTAGCTTATTTATGCACCGAGTGGGCGGTAGTATGTCGCAAACTGTGCCAGTCACGGCAAACAGAACCGGGGAGGGAATTCAAATAGGGATGGGAGGACAAGAAACTCCCAGCGAGTCGAGCGAAGCGGACAGCAGCGAATGCGATACGACTGGAGATACGACCGGAGATGAAGATGGGGAATCTGGTGAGTCCTCTGCATCTCTGGTGATGAATCACCATCCCCTTACACATAGCAGTAGCCGTACACACGTTAGTACCCACCAAAGAGCTAGTCTCAGAGAAACTGCAAAAGGTTTACTTCCGCGAGGGGAAAAGAGTAGAAGTAGTCATCGACAGAGCAGTAGTAACGTCAAATGTTCTTCGGCACTCGTACGTTCAGCTACCTTGGACACATAG
- the LOC143211732 gene encoding outer mitochondrial transmembrane helix translocase produces the protein MNVADGIGYSRTEVFVLVARVSFVAAVGFFSMKWIMNHLDPTNNAKKKARKKAREQLRKLAKTDNLLWSVDMDQLTDYEMMIANHIVDPEDIRVSWKNIAGLEHVIQELKETVILPIQRKELFENSQLTQAPKGVLLHGPPGCGKTMIAKATAKETRTCFINLDVSILTDKWYGESQKLTAAVFSLAVKLQPCIIFIDEIDSFLRARNSQDHEATAMMKAQFMSLWDGLITDPSCTVIIMGATNRPQDLDRAILRRMPATFHIPLPNEMQRMKVMELILEHEPIDSNVNIPLLAKRTDGFSGSDLQELCRNASVYRVRDYLRAHQQETSTGTDDEEYHDAVRPITMEDLSASYKKMKTSKLHTGALGSVKLELD, from the exons ATGAATGTTGCGGATGGAATCGGCTATTCGAGAACAGAGGTATTCGTACTTGTGGCGAGGGTATCTTTTGTTGCTGCCGTTGGCTTTTTTAGCATGAAATGGATAATGAATCACCTCGATCCGACGAACAATGCGAAAAAGAAGGCCAGAAAAAAG GCGCGCGAACAGTTGCGGAAGTTGGCCAAAACGGACAATTTATTATGGTCCGTGGACATGGATCAATTAACAGATTACGAAATGATGATTGCCAATCACATAGTGGATCCTGAGGATATTCGAGTTTCCTGGAAAAATATCGCAGGTCTCGAGCATGTCATTCAAGAACTTAAAGAGACAGTTATATTGCCTATACAACGGAAAGAATTGTTTGAAAACTCTCAATTAACTCAAGCGCCAAAG GGAGTATTGTTACACGGACCCCCTGGTTGCGGCAAGACAATGATAGCTAAAGCAACCGCCAAAGAAACAAGAACATGCTTCATTAATTTAGATGTAAGCATTCTAACCGATAAATGGTACGGCGAGAGCCAAAAATTGACCGCAGCAGTTTTCTCTTTGGCTGTGAAACTTCAGCCGTGCATCATCTTTATCGACGAGATAG ACTCGTTTTTAAGAGCACGTAATTCGCAAGATCACGAAGCAACCGCAATGATGAAGGCACAGTTTATGTCTTTGTGGGACGGATTGATCACAGACCCGTCTTGCACCGTAATAATAATGGGTGCAACCAACAGACCTCAAGATTTGGACAGAGCGATACTCAGGCGTATGCCTGCTACTTTCCATATTCCCTTACCG AATGAAATGCAACGAATGAAAGTAATGGAATTGATATTGGAACACGAGCCGATAGACAGTAACGTGAATATTCCACTGTTGGCAAAAAGGACAGACGGTTTCTCTGGATCTGATTTGCAAGAACTTTGCAGGAACGCATCCGTGTACCGCGTTCGAGACTATCTGCGCGCTCATCAGCA AGAAACAAGCACCGGCACCGATGACGAGGAATATCACGACGCTGTGCGACCTATTACAATGGAGGATCTTTCCGCGTCGTATAAAAAGATGAAAACGTCGAAACTCCATACGGGCGCCCTCGGCTCAGTCAAACTAGAGTTAGATTAA
- the Pten gene encoding phosphatase and tensin-like protein isoform X3, with the protein MLWELMGVCFSCRRPIGSRLNNKISEHISAPVTPLHVCLEEQRGPELGSRDASARKPQAKKFFEKQKTQERCSEEEAETELFRLEAEDLKQSHSSMANTISNMKMNQKVTNRLKGLVSKRRKRFMEDGFDLDLTYIRDNLIAMGFPAEKLEGVYRNHIDDVVKLLEYRHKDHYKIYNLCSERSYDFKKFKQRVATYAFDDHNPPMLDQIKPFCEDVHQWLSEHQENVAVVHCKAGKGRTGVMVCCYLLHTKQFPTATEALNYYGTERTHDRKGVTIPSQRRYVDYYATLVKEGLNYQPVKLLLRKIELDPAPIFHGGQGYLHCVISESKKRIFSSDIVEVRKGIATVCIPLKHSVALTGDIRVDFFNRPKMKRKEKLFHFWFNTFFVRDYFTPEYDNGELPIDRSTRALSCDGTTMELPMVMSQMKPRAGSLASLGPMPPTLVLSIDKWGLDDAHKDKHHKAYSADFKVSLFMHRVGGSMSQTVPVTANRTGEGIQIGMGGQETPSESSEADSSECDTTGDTTGDEDGESVDMDQRVGRYRLLSNGGSIDVL; encoded by the exons ATGCTCTGGGAATTGATGGGTGTATGCTTTTCCTGCAGGAGACCTATAGGCAGCAGGCTAAATAATAAAATCTCAGAGCATATCTCAGCACCGGTAACACCCCTCCATGTTTGTCTGGAGGAACAAAGAGGACCAGAACTGGGCTCTCGCGACGCCTCGGCTCGTAAGCCACAG GCTAAGAAATTCTTTGAAAAGCAGAAAACACAGGAAAGGTGTAGCGAAGAAGAAGCGGAGACAGAATTGTTTAGACTCGAGGCAGAAGATTTGAAACAGAGTCATTCGAGCATGGCCAATACTATCAGTAATATGAAGATGAACCAGAAGGTGACCAACCGCCTCAAGGGACTGGTGAGCAAACGTCGTAAACGGTTTATGGAAGATGGTTTTGATCTTGATCTCACAT ATATCAGGGATAacttgatagcgatgggtttccCCGCTGAAAAGCTGGAAGGAGTCTATAGGAATCACATCGACGATGTTGTTAAATTGCTGGAGTATAGACACAAAGATCATTATAAAATTTACAATCT ctGTTCGGAGAGGTCGTACGACTTTAAGAAGTTCAAACAACGGGTAGCTACTTATGCGTTCGACGATCACAATCCGCCGATGTTGGATCAAATAAAACCGTTCTGCGAAGATGTGCACCAATGGCTTTCCGAGCACCAAGAAAACGTAGCTGTAGTTCACTGTAAAGCGGGCAAAGGTCGAACAGGCGTGATGGTTTGTTGTTACCTTCTCCACACCAAACAATTTCCCACAGCCACAGAAGCTCTTAACTATTATGGAACTGAAAGGACGCACGATAg GAAGGGGGTAACGATACCTTCTCAGAGAAGGTACGTCGATTATTATGCAACTCTTGTTAAGGAGGGATTGAATTATCAACCGGTTAAATTGTTGTTGCGGAAAATAGAACTGGATCCAGCGCCTATATTTCACGGAGGTCAAGGAT ATTTGCATTGCGTAATATCCGAGTCGAAGAAGAGGATATTTAGTTCCGATATAGTAGAAGTACGAAAAGGAATAGCGACCGTCTGCATCCCCTTGAAGCATAGCGTCGCGCTGACCGGGGATATACGAGTAGATTTTTTTAATAGGCCAAAAATGAAGCGAAAG GAGAAATTGTTTCATTTCTGGTTCAATACGTTCTTTGTGCGGGACTACTTCACGCCAGAATACGATAACGGAGAGttaccgatcgatcgatcgacaaGGGCATTGAGTTGCGACGGTACAACTATGGAGTTGCCGATGGTGATGTCACAGATGAAGCCTAGGGCAGGATCGTTGGCTAGCCTCGGACCTATGCCACCTACGTTGGTCTTAAGTATAGACAAATGGGGCTTGGACGATGCACACAAGGACAAACATCACAAAGCGTACAGTGCGGACTTTAAG GTTAGCTTATTTATGCACCGAGTGGGCGGTAGTATGTCGCAAACTGTGCCAGTCACGGCAAACAGAACCGGGGAGGGAATTCAAATAGGGATGGGAGGACAAGAAACTCCCAGCGAGTCGAGCGAAGCGGACAGCAGCGAATGCGATACGACTGGAGATACGACCGGAGATGAAGATGGGGAATCTG
- the Pten gene encoding phosphatase and tensin-like protein isoform X1: MLWELMGVCFSCRRPIGSRLNNKISEHISAPVTPLHVCLEEQRGPELGSRDASARKPQAKKFFEKQKTQERCSEEEAETELFRLEAEDLKQSHSSMANTISNMKMNQKVTNRLKGLVSKRRKRFMEDGFDLDLTYIRDNLIAMGFPAEKLEGVYRNHIDDVVKLLEYRHKDHYKIYNLCSERSYDFKKFKQRVATYAFDDHNPPMLDQIKPFCEDVHQWLSEHQENVAVVHCKAGKGRTGVMVCCYLLHTKQFPTATEALNYYGTERTHDRKGVTIPSQRRYVDYYATLVKEGLNYQPVKLLLRKIELDPAPIFHGGQGYLHCVISESKKRIFSSDIVEVRKGIATVCIPLKHSVALTGDIRVDFFNRPKMKRKEKLFHFWFNTFFVRDYFTPEYDNGELPIDRSTRALSCDGTTMELPMVMSQMKPRAGSLASLGPMPPTLVLSIDKWGLDDAHKDKHHKAYSADFKVSLFMHRVGGSMSQTVPVTANRTGEGIQIGMGGQETPSESSEADSSECDTTGDTTGDEDGESGESSASLVMNHHPLTHSSSRTHVSTHQRASLRETAKGLLPRGEKSRSSHRQSSSNVKCSSALVRSATLDT; encoded by the exons ATGCTCTGGGAATTGATGGGTGTATGCTTTTCCTGCAGGAGACCTATAGGCAGCAGGCTAAATAATAAAATCTCAGAGCATATCTCAGCACCGGTAACACCCCTCCATGTTTGTCTGGAGGAACAAAGAGGACCAGAACTGGGCTCTCGCGACGCCTCGGCTCGTAAGCCACAG GCTAAGAAATTCTTTGAAAAGCAGAAAACACAGGAAAGGTGTAGCGAAGAAGAAGCGGAGACAGAATTGTTTAGACTCGAGGCAGAAGATTTGAAACAGAGTCATTCGAGCATGGCCAATACTATCAGTAATATGAAGATGAACCAGAAGGTGACCAACCGCCTCAAGGGACTGGTGAGCAAACGTCGTAAACGGTTTATGGAAGATGGTTTTGATCTTGATCTCACAT ATATCAGGGATAacttgatagcgatgggtttccCCGCTGAAAAGCTGGAAGGAGTCTATAGGAATCACATCGACGATGTTGTTAAATTGCTGGAGTATAGACACAAAGATCATTATAAAATTTACAATCT ctGTTCGGAGAGGTCGTACGACTTTAAGAAGTTCAAACAACGGGTAGCTACTTATGCGTTCGACGATCACAATCCGCCGATGTTGGATCAAATAAAACCGTTCTGCGAAGATGTGCACCAATGGCTTTCCGAGCACCAAGAAAACGTAGCTGTAGTTCACTGTAAAGCGGGCAAAGGTCGAACAGGCGTGATGGTTTGTTGTTACCTTCTCCACACCAAACAATTTCCCACAGCCACAGAAGCTCTTAACTATTATGGAACTGAAAGGACGCACGATAg GAAGGGGGTAACGATACCTTCTCAGAGAAGGTACGTCGATTATTATGCAACTCTTGTTAAGGAGGGATTGAATTATCAACCGGTTAAATTGTTGTTGCGGAAAATAGAACTGGATCCAGCGCCTATATTTCACGGAGGTCAAGGAT ATTTGCATTGCGTAATATCCGAGTCGAAGAAGAGGATATTTAGTTCCGATATAGTAGAAGTACGAAAAGGAATAGCGACCGTCTGCATCCCCTTGAAGCATAGCGTCGCGCTGACCGGGGATATACGAGTAGATTTTTTTAATAGGCCAAAAATGAAGCGAAAG GAGAAATTGTTTCATTTCTGGTTCAATACGTTCTTTGTGCGGGACTACTTCACGCCAGAATACGATAACGGAGAGttaccgatcgatcgatcgacaaGGGCATTGAGTTGCGACGGTACAACTATGGAGTTGCCGATGGTGATGTCACAGATGAAGCCTAGGGCAGGATCGTTGGCTAGCCTCGGACCTATGCCACCTACGTTGGTCTTAAGTATAGACAAATGGGGCTTGGACGATGCACACAAGGACAAACATCACAAAGCGTACAGTGCGGACTTTAAG GTTAGCTTATTTATGCACCGAGTGGGCGGTAGTATGTCGCAAACTGTGCCAGTCACGGCAAACAGAACCGGGGAGGGAATTCAAATAGGGATGGGAGGACAAGAAACTCCCAGCGAGTCGAGCGAAGCGGACAGCAGCGAATGCGATACGACTGGAGATACGACCGGAGATGAAGATGGGGAATCTGGTGAGTCCTCTGCATCTCTGGTGATGAATCACCATCCCCTTACACATAGCAGTAGCCGTACACACGTTAGTACCCACCAAAGAGCTAGTCTCAGAGAAACTGCAAAAGGTTTACTTCCGCGAGGGGAAAAGAGTAGAAGTAGTCATCGACAGAGCAGTAGTAACGTCAAATGTTCTTCGGCACTCGTACGTTCAGCTACCTTGGACACATAG